In Candidatus Syntrophoarchaeum caldarius, the following are encoded in one genomic region:
- a CDS encoding NifH/frxC, translating to MKMKKPRQIAIYGKGGIGKSTISSNLAAACAMRGLKVMLLGCDPKADCTRNLRGDLEIPTVLDVLREREKTGGEIDVDEIVYRGYNGVLCVEAGGPEPAVGCAGRGIIVAVELLKRLGVYDQDLDLIIYDVLGDVVCGGFGMPLRQGLADHVFVVTSADYLAIYAANNICKGIQRHAGRNGSPLSGIIYNVRGVIDDPGLVKEFAERVGSSVVGAIPFDPLITESELYGRTVIESDPDSMIAGRFRELAETILTIEKGITPHALSQEDLSDFAQKIREMAGKRKPTR from the coding sequence GTGAAGATGAAGAAGCCGCGGCAGATTGCGATATATGGTAAAGGTGGAATAGGTAAATCCACAATCTCTTCGAACCTTGCAGCAGCCTGTGCCATGCGTGGACTGAAGGTTATGCTGCTTGGGTGTGATCCAAAAGCAGACTGCACTCGCAATCTGAGGGGAGACCTGGAGATACCAACGGTGCTTGATGTTCTGCGAGAGCGCGAGAAGACCGGTGGAGAGATTGATGTTGATGAGATCGTTTATCGTGGGTACAACGGTGTTCTCTGTGTCGAGGCAGGAGGTCCTGAGCCTGCGGTTGGGTGTGCTGGAAGGGGGATTATTGTTGCGGTTGAACTCCTGAAGCGGCTTGGGGTCTATGATCAGGATCTTGATCTTATCATCTATGATGTACTCGGCGATGTTGTATGCGGGGGTTTTGGGATGCCACTCAGGCAGGGACTCGCAGACCACGTCTTTGTTGTCACATCAGCAGACTATCTCGCGATATATGCCGCAAATAATATCTGTAAAGGTATTCAGCGTCATGCAGGGAGGAATGGATCGCCGCTTAGCGGCATTATATACAACGTGCGAGGTGTGATCGATGACCCTGGACTTGTCAAAGAGTTTGCAGAGCGCGTTGGATCATCTGTGGTGGGAGCGATCCCCTTTGATCCACTGATCACAGAGAGCGAACTCTATGGTAGAACTGTCATCGAGTCAGATCCAGATTCTATGATTGCAGGCCGCTTCAGAGAACTTGCAGAGACAATTCTTACAATTGAAAAAGGTATAACGCCACACGCACTATCACAGGAAGATCTGAGTGATTTTGCACAGAAAATACGGGAGATGGCAGGTAAGCGAAAGCCTACGAGGTGA